The Gemmatimonadales bacterium genome window below encodes:
- the lpxA gene encoding acyl-ACP--UDP-N-acetylglucosamine O-acyltransferase → MTTRIHPTALVDPGAHLGQDVDVGPFAIIGPDVVVGDRCRIGPRATLERYVRLAASVAVGEGSILGGPPQDFKFKDEETWVEVGEGTVIREYVTVNRGTAATGKTIVGASCFLMSYVHIAHDCRVGDRVIIANSTQIAGHVTIHDYANLSGLAAVHQFVTIGSYAFVSGCTRVNQDVPPYVKAAGNPMELYGLNSIGLQRAGFAPQTIAGLKRAYRLFFNSDLNLGQAIERARLDLPDLPEIERFIGFVESSGRGVPA, encoded by the coding sequence GTGACCACCCGCATCCACCCGACCGCGCTCGTCGATCCCGGCGCGCATCTCGGGCAGGATGTCGACGTCGGGCCGTTCGCGATCATCGGGCCCGATGTCGTGGTGGGGGACCGGTGCCGCATCGGCCCCCGGGCCACGCTCGAACGGTACGTGCGCCTTGCGGCCAGTGTCGCCGTCGGCGAGGGTTCGATCCTTGGCGGGCCGCCCCAGGACTTCAAGTTCAAGGACGAGGAAACCTGGGTGGAGGTGGGGGAGGGGACAGTCATCCGCGAATACGTCACGGTCAATCGCGGCACGGCCGCCACCGGCAAGACGATCGTCGGCGCCAGCTGTTTCCTGATGTCGTACGTCCACATCGCGCACGACTGCCGGGTCGGCGATCGTGTCATCATCGCCAACAGCACGCAGATCGCCGGGCACGTGACCATCCACGACTATGCCAACCTCAGCGGCCTGGCCGCGGTGCACCAGTTCGTGACCATCGGCAGCTACGCATTCGTCAGCGGTTGCACCCGGGTCAACCAGGACGTGCCGCCATACGTGAAAGCCGCCGGTAACCCCATGGAACTCTACGGGCTGAACTCCATCGGCCTGCAGCGTGCGGGGTTTGCCCCGCAGACCATCGCGGGCCTCAAGCGGGCCTATCGGTTGTTCTTCAACTCCGACCTCAACCTGGGGCAGGCCATCGAGCGCGCGCGGCTCGACCTGCCGGACCTTCCGGAAATCGAACGGTTCATTGGATTCGTGGAATCCTCGGGGCGGGGCGTCCCGGCGTGA
- the lpxC gene encoding UDP-3-O-acyl-N-acetylglucosamine deacetylase — MARRTIEREVALTGAGLHTGASVTVTFRPAPAGRRVVFRRTDLPGTPEIAARLEEVEATDRRTVLGQGDQAIHTVEHVLAAVGALAIDDLYIDLDGPEPPALDGSFQPWFEALQGAGELMQEGDPVVFRVLAPFTVTEGGSSYVVSPAGSGRVTVAIDFPHPLIGSQAGSYEVTAEVFGRELAGARTFGFVHEVEGLKAKGLIQGASTANAVVLTDTGLTEGTTLRWPDEFVRHKAADLVGDLTLIGGRVQAHIVATRPSHQGNIALARAIARTGQREGGIAMDIGRILDVIPHRYPFLLVDRIIEIEGKKRIVGIKNVTINEPFFQGHFPGHPIMPGVLIIEAMAQVGGMLVLGSLVEMTEEKVIYFMSLDKVKFRRPVLPGDQLRFELEMIQFRGKTCKMQGVAYVDGKVAVEAEMMAAVVDR, encoded by the coding sequence GTGGCTAGGCGAACCATCGAGCGGGAAGTTGCCCTGACTGGGGCGGGCCTTCACACAGGTGCGAGCGTGACGGTGACGTTCCGTCCTGCTCCAGCGGGCCGGCGGGTGGTCTTCCGCCGCACGGACCTGCCAGGCACGCCGGAAATCGCCGCCCGCTTGGAAGAGGTCGAGGCGACCGACCGGCGGACGGTGCTCGGCCAGGGCGACCAGGCCATTCATACCGTCGAGCATGTGCTGGCGGCCGTCGGTGCGCTGGCCATCGACGATCTCTACATCGATCTCGACGGTCCGGAGCCTCCGGCGCTGGACGGTTCGTTCCAACCCTGGTTCGAGGCGCTGCAGGGTGCCGGAGAACTGATGCAGGAAGGCGATCCGGTCGTCTTCCGGGTGCTCGCGCCTTTCACCGTCACGGAGGGTGGGTCGAGCTACGTGGTCTCTCCGGCGGGGTCGGGCAGGGTCACGGTCGCCATCGACTTTCCCCACCCGCTCATCGGATCACAGGCCGGCAGCTACGAAGTGACGGCCGAGGTGTTCGGTCGCGAACTTGCCGGCGCACGGACCTTCGGGTTCGTCCATGAGGTCGAAGGGCTCAAGGCCAAGGGGCTCATCCAGGGGGCCTCGACGGCCAACGCTGTCGTCCTGACCGACACCGGACTTACCGAGGGCACCACCTTGCGCTGGCCCGACGAGTTCGTGCGGCACAAGGCGGCGGACCTGGTGGGCGACCTTACCCTGATCGGCGGACGGGTGCAGGCCCATATCGTGGCCACCCGACCGAGCCATCAGGGCAACATCGCCTTGGCGCGGGCGATTGCGCGGACCGGGCAGCGGGAGGGCGGTATCGCGATGGACATCGGGCGGATCCTGGACGTGATCCCCCATCGCTACCCCTTTCTCCTGGTCGACCGGATCATCGAGATCGAGGGCAAGAAGCGGATCGTCGGCATCAAGAACGTCACCATCAACGAACCGTTCTTCCAGGGCCACTTCCCGGGGCATCCGATCATGCCCGGCGTGCTGATCATCGAGGCGATGGCGCAGGTCGGCGGGATGCTGGTGCTCGGCTCGCTCGTGGAGATGACCGAGGAGAAGGTCATCTACTTCATGTCGCTCGACAAGGTGAAGTTCCGGCGGCCGGTGCTGCCCGGCGACCAGCTCCGGTTCGAGCTCGAGATGATCCAGTTCCGCGGGAAGACGTGCAAGATGCAGGGCGTCGCGTATGTGGACGGGAAGGTGGCCGTCGAGGCCGAAATGATGGCCGCCGTGGTGGACAGGTGA
- a CDS encoding Gfo/Idh/MocA family oxidoreductase yields MSAKLPVGVIGVGALGRHHARHLSTLDGVQLVGVYDANPDTAARVGAEVGAPVVSEVDALLEQVEAVSIAVPTSAHAEVGLRALERGVSVLMEKPLAATLAEADALVAAADRAGVVLHVGQIERFNRAVRAALPAVENPRYIEAERIAPYSPRGTDVSVVLDLMIHDLDLLLALTGSPEVTDVRAIGASVLSSHLDMVNARLELPGGTVASITASRLGRHRVRRVRIYQDTGYLTLDLSTGQASFLRVRPSWKRGTGTSLAEVVEEIVLEASEGDALRLELTEFVRAARGEPNRGVTGVGGRAALELALRVGAVVRAT; encoded by the coding sequence GTGAGCGCGAAGCTCCCGGTCGGGGTGATCGGTGTCGGGGCCCTCGGCCGGCACCACGCGCGGCACCTCTCGACGCTCGACGGGGTGCAGCTTGTGGGCGTGTACGATGCGAACCCCGACACCGCCGCGCGGGTGGGTGCGGAGGTCGGGGCCCCGGTGGTGAGCGAGGTCGATGCGCTGCTCGAGCAGGTCGAAGCGGTGTCCATTGCCGTACCCACCTCCGCCCACGCGGAGGTGGGGTTGCGTGCGCTGGAGCGCGGGGTGTCGGTCCTGATGGAGAAGCCGCTCGCGGCCACCCTGGCCGAGGCTGATGCGCTCGTGGCGGCGGCCGATCGTGCGGGCGTGGTGTTGCACGTCGGTCAGATCGAACGCTTCAACCGCGCGGTACGCGCGGCGCTGCCTGCGGTGGAGAATCCCCGGTATATCGAGGCCGAGCGCATCGCGCCCTATTCCCCGAGGGGAACGGACGTGTCGGTGGTGTTGGACCTCATGATCCACGACCTCGACCTCCTGCTCGCCCTCACCGGATCGCCGGAGGTGACCGATGTCCGGGCCATCGGCGCGTCGGTCCTCTCGTCCCACCTCGACATGGTCAATGCGCGGCTGGAGTTGCCGGGCGGCACGGTGGCGTCCATCACCGCCTCCAGGCTCGGCCGCCATCGGGTGCGTCGGGTGCGGATCTACCAGGACACGGGCTACCTGACGCTGGACCTCTCCACCGGGCAAGCGTCCTTCCTGCGGGTCAGGCCCAGCTGGAAGCGTGGAACGGGAACCAGCCTCGCGGAAGTGGTGGAGGAGATCGTGCTCGAGGCCTCGGAGGGAGACGCGCTGCGGCTCGAGTTGACGGAATTTGTCCGCGCGGCGCGCGGCGAGCCGAATCGTGGCGTGACGGGCGTCGGGGGACGGGCGGCGCTCGAGCTGGCCCTCCGTGTCGGCGCGGTCGTGCGGGCGACATGA